The nucleotide window TTTGGTATATGCTGTGGGAGGGCAGCTGCAGCTGATCTCATTTGCTGTCTTAGCACTGGAAACACCGTCTTGCACCATTTGTTGAGTGCCAAAATGATGTCTCCATGACACATCATCAGCTTTTGCATCGTGCCATCTGGGTATGGCTGCCTCTCTGCTTCTCTGGCAGAGGGAAGTGCAAAAGCTctgccctgcaagcacagcctgcaggcactgcagtgaTGAAGGCAGCTGAAGGTGTCCCTCCCACCAGTGTGTCCCACCGGCCGCTATGGTACAGactgtgcacagctgtgtgcCTGCGGGGAGGGGGCCACGTGCCACCACGTCACCGGGGACTGCCTGTGCCCACCGGGGAGAGTCGGTCCCACTTGTGAGCAAGGTAACTGCGAGCTGCAGGGGAGAGATCCCAGGAGGGCACCTGTTTCCTGCTGtgcccagcactgtgcccttgtCCTGCAGGCTGCCAACCGCAGCAGTTTGGGGTGGGCTGCCAGCAGACTTGCTCCTGCCAGAATGGAGGGCTGTGCAATGCCACCGATGGGTCCTGCACCTGTGggctgggatggactgggaaaTCCTGCGAGTTAGGTAAGGCTGTTCCGTGCGCGCAGCCCAGCCTGCTTGGTGGCTCACTGCCCACTGAGCTGCCCTGCTGCGTCCCACAGAGTGCCCACCTGGGAGCTTTGGTGCTGACTGCCAGCTGCGCTGTGCCTGCAGGCACAACGCCTCCTGCGACCGCATCACTGGCGCCTGCCGCTGCCCCCCGGGATGTTATGGGGCCCTGTGTGAACACGGTGAGCTGAGGGGGTGGGCAGGAGCACGGAGCCCGTTGTGCTGCTCCCTGTAACTGAGGAGATGCAACGTGGGCATGTTTCAGAGagaacagctctgtgcttctcTCTGGATGCTCCCTTCCAGGCTGTCCCCCGGGTTTCCATGGGACCgactgccagcagcactgtgacTGTGCCTGTGGAGCTGCCTGTGACCCGGCCACCGGCCGCTGCCACTGCCCTGTGGGGCTGCGGGGTCCCCGCTGCCAGGAAGGTACTGCGcccccagcccctctgctgtgccTCAGAGCCATTTGGCACAGCTGTGCCCCTCTCCTGTCTCAAACCAGGCTGCGAGGAGGGGATGTATGGTGAGGGATGCCAGCAGCGCTGTGACTGCGTGGGGAACACATCCTGTGACCGCATCACGGGGCGCTGCCTCTGTCCTCCGGGAACAACCGGCCCCAAGTGTGCCTCAGGTGAGGATGGGCAATGAGGTGAGCAGGGAAACGCAAGGAACGCGGGGGGGTGGATCAAAATACAGCCCTCAGATGGGTGCAAACATCTCTTGTTGGAGCTGATGTCTTGTGAAGAGCGCTGTCTTGTGTGCGTCCCGTGGGAGAGATGTCCTTACCCAACCCAGAGCCTGCCCTGCCTCGTTGGGGTAGCGCAGCAGTCTGAtcccctctgccccacagagTGCCCTGTGAACCGCTACGGCCCCGACTGTGCACTCACCTGCACCtgtgccagcagctcccagtgcaGCGCCCGGACCGGCCGCTGTCACTGCCACCGCGGCTCCATGGGCTCCTCGTGCCACGAAGGtgagcccagctctgtgctgtgccggccctgggtgctgcctgcagcacaagGGCTGAGTGCTGTCCCCTTCTCCTCCAGCTGTGCCCGCCCAGGTGCCCACCAGgtccccagtgctgcaggggatggagCACTACGTCCTGCCACGGCCACAGGGCCCTGCAGAAGCACACGACCCAGCTGGAGGACTTGTTCCCAAGGCACTCGAGTGACAACCAGCTCATGGCAGATGGGAGCTGGGTGCTGCCTGGGTTGGATATGGGCTGTAagactgctctgcagctgctggccctCACCTCTGGGTGTTGGCTGCTGGGGTTGGAGGGAAAGGGTTGGCATTATGCTTGAAAATAGGtatttattcaaaaatatttatggcaAGCTATACCACAGCagtgcaggagctctgcagagctgccacctGGAGGGGGGAGAGCTGATCAAGAACCTGCAGCACCCAATCCAGACATGGACACACTGACACAAAGCTGTGGGTGCCCGCAGCCCTGcagtggtggtggcacagcacCTGGTCCTGAGTGCACAGGGATGGCCCCATCCCACAGGGGCCAAAGAACTGTTTCCTTTCCAGATGGACTTTCTTTTAATCTGTAAAtaacttgtaatttttttactaattaatttttcttcttccttgattttttttttttccccattagaTATATCATTATTGTGAAGAAATAATGTTAATATAAGCACGTAGTGAAAGATCAAAATGGTGTAACTGAAGTTGAGTATGAGCAGGaagcagggaggaggaagaggtggGGATGTGCCAAACAAACACCCATGGGCTCCTGCTGTTCTTGGTGCCTATTCTACACCCACTCAGTGGTTGTGTGCCATTGGCACCCACCTGagctttctatttatttccttggtgGGCTGGAAAGCCTCTGAGCACAGTGCCTTTCTGAGCAGGGAATGCAGCAACTCCATTGTTCAGATCACGGTTGTTTTTTACTGGTTTTGTTTCCTAGTACATcttgctgcttgttttcatGTAGCACTTACTTGTCTCTCTCTTAGACTCTTACCTCCTTTAATTCAGCACTGATTAACAATTCTCATTCTTCCACAGTTGATAGAAATAAACAGCCTCACTGAACTTCTTTTTGCCTCGTCTCTTCCCTTCAGTTAGTTACATGTGAATGTCTCTGCAGCTCTTTTGAAGGACGGCTCCTGAGCCACATCCATCACAAATCAGCAGCAAAGACACAGCTGGCAGATGGAGCTTCCTGCTGGTTGATTAGTAGTGGGGAACACCTGGCTCCTTGGTGGGGGGCCACTGCTGCACTTTGGGCAAGGAGGACACTTGTCTCATTAGGCTCCAAGAATTTATTGTTGGTCTCCTTCATCCTTTGGCAGTTTGATGCAAACAGAGACATCAGAGCAATGCTGCCCTGAGCATCCCCATTGCCTCCAGCACTCCTTCCATTGCAAACAGGCCTGAGCGGCtcagcagccacagcaccaTTCCCTGCTCTGACCCTCATCCTTAACCACTCCTTGGTGCTGAGTTATAGAGGAAAGCCAGCTTTGCACCGGGCAAGGACATCCTAATGCTTGGCCAAAGGCACCTGGAACGCCAGGTCCCGTGTCAATTAACAGCCATCAACACTGCTGCCACAACCAGTCCCTGCCCATCAAACCCAGGAAGAATGgctctcctgctgcctcctggcaGGGCTCAGCATACAGAGCTCTGGAGCTCCCACGGGGTCAGGCCTGGCTGTTACACATCCGTCTCGATCCGCAGCCGCTCCATCCGCCTCACGTTGCACTCCACAGCCACACGGCTGGTGATGGGTCGAGCACAGGCCTGGGGGAACCAGCCCCGCTCGCCGTCCCGCAGCCGCTCACCCCAGCACCAGCCTGGGAGGAGAATGGGATGTGAGCATACCTGGGAAGCGCCCACAGCAGGAGGCCTCGGGGCTGCTGGAGCTCCGTCAGCTTGCAGGCCCAGTATGGTGGGCCATGGGCACAGAGCTCACTCCCTGGGATGCTGTGGAAGATCCACCGAGGCCGTGCCCCACCACAGCCATGCCCCGAGGCACAGACCCCCACTTACCATCCTCCTCgcccagcaccagcaccacatcagcctgctgcagggaaaTCTCATCTGCCTGCTTGGCCATGTAGGCACGGGTTATCTCCACTTGGCTCAGGTCTGCAGGGAAGGACAGAACCAGTTAAGAACATGGGATCGGTGCATCCCAGGCTGAGTGGGAGCCCATGCACACGGCCATGCTGGCCCCTACCTCCACGGGGAGTGCTGTCAGGCTGCTCTCGCTCCCGGTGCATCAGCGCGGTGACCCAGCGTGCCCGGTCACTCCTGGCAAAGGATAAACCAACATGAGCAAGAAAGGCCACAAATGgcatcctgctgctggcagggaagGAGAGACCTCCTCCCAGGGATGGAGGCTTTCAGGACTCACAGCGtctctgctgacagcagcacctcctccCGCCGGCCCTCGCTGTCCCTCTCCATGGCCACACGCAGCAGGTGCCCGCCTGGCCGGCCGGGAGGAGGGGATGGCGGCTCTGTGGGCTCCATCTTCTCCACTGAGACTTGGTCCAGCATGGCGTAGTTCATGACGGTGTAGCTCTCCTCACTGCGACAGGGACAGAAGGGGCTTCTCAGAGCTTCCTCCCCGCATGGCATCGCCCCCAAGTGGGCTCTACCCGATGGCTTTGGGCCGTTCACAAGAAATGCCTCCCTCCTGGCCACAACACGGCAGCCTTGAGGTTTCCTAATGCTGCCTGGGGAAGCAAGACGTCAACCCACCAGCCCTGTGTCAGAGGAAGGCCCTGAGCTGTACCTTTTCTTCTTGGTGATGATCAGGACGTCATTGAAGAGGAAGAGGTGGCAGACCCTGCCAGAGCCCTTACGGAAGATTCCTCCTTCCTCAGAGGAGAGCAGGTAGAGCTCACCCCGCTTCAACAGCCAGCGAGAGGCAGAGATCAGGGGAAAAGGCTGCAACGGAGAAAACCTGAAGGAGCATTTGTCTCATACGTGGCAGGTAAAAACAACTCAGATTAGACTCTAGGTTTGTTGGATGGAAACACCACAGCAACAGGCAGCTATTGCAGCCCACAGCCTGCTCAGCCCCCACCAGCATGCATCCTCACCTTCTTCTTCCCAAActccagctgcttctgcagagtGCACAGCTGCTCTGTCCTCTCCATTGCACGAGCTCCTTCGTTGCAGTTCTTAACCAGCTGGAAAAATACAAGGGAGAATGGGTGGATGAAAGGAAGGAGGGTACAAGTGTTGCTGGTGAGGGCCCCAATAAGACAAGTAAGAGTTGTAGTGCTCTCACCTCCATGGCAGTGCTGAGGCCGGGAAAGCACCAGTGGGAGATACAGTGGAGAGAAGGACAAAGGATGGgccaagaagaaatgaagaaaagaggacaaggagaaggaaaaaaaacaccatcaagtgaaaaaaatggGCAAGTGAAAAGATGTGTACATCCTACAGCTATTTGCAGCGAGAATGTCAAGTGAACTGatgtaagaaggaaaaataagaggGCAGAAGGGCAGGCTTGGGACTAGGGTGGTGAAACAGAGTGCTGCGAGAGAGGAGAGATGGGGAGCAGGCAACCATCCTCACCTTACTGATGGCTTTCAGAGCTCTGGTGGCAGCTCCATACGCTGCAGTGCATGCTTGTGTTTTTTGACAGACTGTCTAGAATGTCAAGACAAGAGGCTTTAGTGATATTGCAAGAGAGAGCAACGGcggagcagctgctgagctgggatCTGTGGTCAGAGCAGAAGGCTCTCGTGGCTCAGCAAACCAACACCTGGAAGCAGTCCCCTCTCCAGAGGTGCCAAGCAATGCTGCTGTGTGACTTACTTACATCTAACAGCAGAGGAAGCCGCGTTACTCTCTGCATAGGGAGAATGAGAAATGATATCAGTGGCAGCCCTCCACATTCTGGTTTCCTTTCAATTTGTTTCAAGGCCTCTTTAAATAAGGGGTTTGTGTTTCTGGAATAGGACAAGAAATCTCCattaacactgtttttcagGTATCAAGGTTTTCCAGAGGATTCCCATACATGAGGaacacagtgcagtgctgcctcTGGGGCTCAGCAACAGTGAGCACGGCTGGAGCAGCAGGCAATGgaaaaacaactggaaacaCTGAATCTACCCAAGGCTGGGACACACCAGCACTCTGGGATGAGCGGCCTCTGCATGCACCCCTCAGACACCCCACCTGCAGGAGCTCCCTGTAAGAGCCATACtcacagcagcctctgcagtgtCCTCTGCTGGTAGACTTCGTTGGAGCAGTAACTGATGTAGGGGTTGAAGTGCTTCGAGGCGTGCTCCTCCACTATGTCACTGATGTCGGGGATGAGGACGTTCTCCTGGTGTCGCTTCTCTAGGGCTTGGAAGAAGCTAAGGAGAGGAAGGCAGACAGTCTTACTCCATGACTCACCAGGGCAGGACAGATAAGATCTGCAGATTGCTGCAGCCCATCCTTCCCCCACATGCCTTGCTCTGTCCCATGAGCTCGTGTCCTCCCCCCTCCCTCACACATTTATCCTCAGGGATCCCCGCCAGCTCTggcctttgcttcatccacagCCTTGCCcacatcccagcactgcaggcaggtGGTGCCTCTGCAGAAGCACAGATTGGGTCTGGGGCAGCAAAAGCTTTCTGGTTTAGGAATTAAATCAACTGTCCAGAGCGATGCACAAGCTGCACAGCTTGGGGGGTTGCctaaagagagaaacaaactgcagtgcacttggCCATGGACAGGCTCTGCTCAGACCATCCCAAGACACCACATGTTCCCCTGAGCAGAACAACCCCTTGAACTCTTTGCTCTGAAACGACATTTCCACACTGGGAGTGCTTCCCACGCCACCACGGCCAGTGGGCACAGCTGTTCcacagagacagccatgcccaGCTTGGTGACAGGGACACACCATGTGCTCAGGGCACACCTTGTCCCCTGCACGGCCTCCTGCACCGCCAGGGCAGCTCACAGCTCCTACATGAAGTTCCCCTCGCCCTGTGAagctccctccctgctgcaggaagagcaaGGCCCTGCCGCCCCCGCGTCGGTTCTCACACAGCTGCAGTCCCTGCATCCCATCTGGGAATCCCCAGCTGGGAGCTTCCAGGAAACAGGAAAGCTCTCGGCACAGTGATggggagctctgcagcaggcaTGTGGCTGGGCACTGCTATTCAAAATATtatgtgctgctcctgctgacaaATCCCTCAAGCCAAAACTGACCCAGCACCGTGACTGCAACAACAAGAtgatgctgcagcactgcagggacgTGTGCTGGGTGAAGTACAATCAGGGGATGGATGTCccagcacttccagggatgctGCCCCTCCatcagagagctgcagagggCTACCATCACAATGCTTCACTCACTTGGTGCTGACAGCCAGGATGTCGCTGATGTTGGAGAAGAGGTGGTGGTGCTCCGTCTGGGTCATGGTCTCCTTCAGCTCCTCCGACTTCTTGAAGCAGCCCACCAGCACAGTCAGGCTGTGCATGTAGGAGAACTCTGATGTGATGATCTCAAACATCGCCTGAAAGCAGCAAGGCAGGgagatgcagcacagaaaaCTGCATTATTACTGGCATAGCAAGGGCGTGAGTTAAAAGCCAACCCATCTCATTCACACCAATGATGCCCATCTGTTATTTAATAACAACTGTATGTTATTTACATTCATAATGACTGGAAAAGGCATTTTCAGCATCCCCCATCCCACGCACTGCCTGGCATCAAGGACTTCTGCAGGATGTGCCCTCAGCCCTGGCACACCGTGTGCTCACCTCCTGCCTCTTGCGCTCCTCAGGCTTTATGGCCTCCAGCAAGCCCGCCTCCAGCACCTGTGGGtgaaattcagtgcagaaaatgGCTCTGCTGGGCCTGCACAAGAACCACATGGTTCTGCAGGTAGCAGAGCTGCTTCACAGGCAGGGATCACTCTGCATTAAACAGCAGACACATCCCACGAGCCCAGACCTGCTGGGAGCCCAGCGTGTCTCAGCTGGCCCCAAAGCAtcccacagcacagtgctgcaggatgagCTGCTCCCTACTGGGTGACAGCTCTGAATTTAAAACATGTGCTGCCCTGCTTCCTTTCAGCGAGTGAGGCACCTGCTTGTGCTGTAAGGGCTACTTGCAAGGATGGATGAGCAAAGGAATAATCATTAACAACAGAGAGGTACAGCCTGACCCTCTCAGACCAAGCAAATACATAGGAAAGCAGGAGGTTGGCACATGTACCTCTGGGAGCTGGCTCCAGGTGACCTGTGCAGGCCGATAACTCCGCACCACGATGGCAGCACCAGGCGGGGAAGGCTCCTCAGGGCTGGGCTCCTCCAGCAAATCCTCGTCCGACTCATGGCTGACTGAGTTCAGCCCTCTCTCACGGATTTCCTGGTACAGCCGTGGCTCTGCGTGGGGAGAGGTGCAGAGTGAGcacagcctcctgcagcccGCCTCGCCCTGCTGGGATGGACTTTGCACGGCACTGGTCAAGCAGCAGCTTGCACGTCCCCAGCAGTGTTTGCTCTGAGCAAACAGAGCCAGGAGTGTTCCAGCTGCAAGTGCGGCTGCGCCCTCCCCAGCAAGTAGGAATGCAGTGGCACACGTGCAGCAAAGGGACTGGAAAAGGGAGAATACACAATGCCAGCACAGAGGGAAGGCCG belongs to Meleagris gallopavo isolate NT-WF06-2002-E0010 breed Aviagen turkey brand Nicholas breeding stock chromosome 23, Turkey_5.1, whole genome shotgun sequence and includes:
- the ARHGEF16 gene encoding rho guanine nucleotide exchange factor 16 isoform X2 — its product is MGVDASGVLGTACSCQTAELSTPCASAMSRSPPAAEDQTFLLEYRCHPLRSGPPAPTSPPGKRNPDSAMSSFPMAEPRRIVLSTDSPAALKVGTQQLIPRSLAVSTKTKNPTRNPSAGSIPDAACSGQKRASVPSITLQEGTEEDGGGMLKRNLRNMSYRAAMKGTGTEMEPVSTVPTLKPLLEEGSAPPARSPGRSKRTLGRKRVQKHGGSFKDQPRLYQEIRERGLNSVSHESDEDLLEEPSPEEPSPPGAAIVVRSYRPAQVTWSQLPEVLEAGLLEAIKPEERKRQEAMFEIITSEFSYMHSLTVLVGCFKKSEELKETMTQTEHHHLFSNISDILAVSTNFFQALEKRHQENVLIPDISDIVEEHASKHFNPYISYCSNEVYQQRTLQRLLNTNPLFKEALKQIERKPECGGLPLISFLILPMQRVTRLPLLLDTVCQKTQACTAAYGAATRALKAISKLVKNCNEGARAMERTEQLCTLQKQLEFGKKKPFPLISASRWLLKRGELYLLSSEEGGIFRKGSGRVCHLFLFNDVLIITKKKSEESYTVMNYAMLDQVSVEKMEPTEPPSPPPGRPGGHLLRVAMERDSEGRREEVLLSAETLSDRARWVTALMHREREQPDSTPRGDLSQVEITRAYMAKQADEISLQQADVVLVLGEEDGWCWGERLRDGERGWFPQACARPITSRVAVECNVRRMERLRIETDV
- the ARHGEF16 gene encoding rho guanine nucleotide exchange factor 16 isoform X1, with the translated sequence MPKQSSPRGAAMVRVSTTGTAVRAPPGSPRSTLSTPCASAMSRSPPAAEDQTFLLEYRCHPLRSGPPAPTSPPGKRNPDSAMSSFPMAEPRRIVLSTDSPAALKVGTQQLIPRSLAVSTKTKNPTRNPSAGSIPDAACSGQKRASVPSITLQEGTEEDGGGMLKRNLRNMSYRAAMKGTGTEMEPVSTVPTLKPLLEEGSAPPARSPGRSKRTLGRKRVQKHGGSFKDQPRLYQEIRERGLNSVSHESDEDLLEEPSPEEPSPPGAAIVVRSYRPAQVTWSQLPEVLEAGLLEAIKPEERKRQEAMFEIITSEFSYMHSLTVLVGCFKKSEELKETMTQTEHHHLFSNISDILAVSTNFFQALEKRHQENVLIPDISDIVEEHASKHFNPYISYCSNEVYQQRTLQRLLNTNPLFKEALKQIERKPECGGLPLISFLILPMQRVTRLPLLLDTVCQKTQACTAAYGAATRALKAISKLVKNCNEGARAMERTEQLCTLQKQLEFGKKKPFPLISASRWLLKRGELYLLSSEEGGIFRKGSGRVCHLFLFNDVLIITKKKSEESYTVMNYAMLDQVSVEKMEPTEPPSPPPGRPGGHLLRVAMERDSEGRREEVLLSAETLSDRARWVTALMHREREQPDSTPRGDLSQVEITRAYMAKQADEISLQQADVVLVLGEEDGWCWGERLRDGERGWFPQACARPITSRVAVECNVRRMERLRIETDV